Proteins found in one Neodiprion lecontei isolate iyNeoLeco1 chromosome 6, iyNeoLeco1.1, whole genome shotgun sequence genomic segment:
- the LOC107222985 gene encoding G kinase-anchoring protein 1 produces MATAVPSRFAVLSMEDDDYKPKKSQKTTVKTANTKNKNDKSAATSKQQPKKDEKKKQSKGKKNKNNEDRQWEQWKQKDSMAVEETYEQELHQAILLSKLAYEAQVDTTGKAKEDSEQSKKNLNSKKPKKATMSLEEFNNLGATPASNTDPAPESGDCKPKESDVEFFDRIKKETISEITREKEKDILKSRQNQIDEDITSAQLRVEVEKRDELVAQLKDEVQTLKEELRQVKKRNKKLYEILSQGEMKDKASVLVEVAKLQDIRDELTNEVASLHALLEQERSKTRASSADPKTTKQTNKKRPASENA; encoded by the exons ATGGCGACTGCAGTTCCTTCACGATTTGCTGTCTTGAGTATGGAGGATGACGATTACAAGCCAAAAAAGAGCCAGAAAACGACCGTTAAAACtgcaaatacaaaaaataagaatgacAAATCTGCAGCTACCTCGAAACAACAACCTAAAAaagacgagaagaaaaaacagagcAAG ggtaagaaaaataaaaacaacgaGGATCGTCAATGGGAGCAGTGGAAACAAAAAGATTCAATG GCTGTCGAGGAAACATACGAGCAAGAACTACATCAGGCGATATTGTTGTCAAAGCTAGCGTACGAGGCACAAGTGGATACTACAGGTAAAGCTAAAGAAGACTCTGAGcaatcaaagaaaaatttgaacagcAAAAAGCCCAAAAAAGCTACAATGTCTCTGGAAGAATTCAACAACCTGGGGGCAACACCTGCATCAAATACAGACCCTGCCCCCGAGAGTGGAGATTGTAAACCTAAGGAATCagatgttgaattttttgataGGATCAAAAAGGAAACGATTAGTGAAATTAccagagaaaaagaaaaggacaTATTAAAATCAAGGCAGAATCAAATAGATGAAGATATAACCTCAGCCCAGTTAAGGGTTGAGGTGGAAAAGAGAGATGAATTAGTTGCACAATTGAAAGACGAAGTTCAAACACTGAAAGAAGAATTAAGACAagtcaaaaaaagaaataagaagcTCTATGAAATCTTATCTCAAGGGGAAA TGAAGGACAAAGCATCGGTGCTGGTCGAGGTTGCAAAACTTCAAGACATTCGTGACGAATTAACAAACGAAGTGGCATCTCTGCATGCACTACTTGAACAGGAACGATCAAAAACCAGAGCTTCCAGCGCAGATCCAAAGACTACTAAACAAACT AATAAAAAGAGGCCTGCAAGCGAAAATGCTTGA